The following are from one region of the Noviherbaspirillum sedimenti genome:
- a CDS encoding S49 family peptidase gives MDNNDIDTGRAPLGAASEPALAGRKEGWEREVLEKLAFATLREQRARRRWGIFFKLAFLAVVAVVLWRALDLGTATAEVSGPHTALIEIDGAITGGGGSGDADSVIPALNRAFADAGSVGVILRINSPGGSPVQAGMINDEITRLRAEYPKKPLYVVVDEMCASGGYYIAAAASKIFVNKASIVGSIGVLMDGFGFTGLMDKLGVERRLLTAGSNKGFLDPFSPQNDAQQVYAKDMLEEIHQQFIEVVRAGRGKRLKETPETFSGLFWSGSKAVELGLADGFGTVDTVARDELKVEDIVDYTEHEGLSERVLKKFGAAVGAGAWQSLWGGVRPSLR, from the coding sequence ATGGATAATAATGATATTGATACTGGGCGGGCGCCGCTTGGCGCCGCCAGCGAGCCTGCATTGGCCGGTCGCAAGGAAGGCTGGGAGCGCGAGGTGCTGGAAAAACTGGCCTTCGCCACCTTGCGCGAGCAGCGCGCGCGGCGCCGCTGGGGCATATTTTTCAAGCTGGCTTTCCTGGCCGTCGTCGCCGTCGTGCTGTGGCGCGCGCTCGACCTGGGCACGGCCACGGCCGAAGTGTCCGGGCCGCACACCGCCCTGATCGAGATCGATGGCGCGATTACCGGCGGCGGCGGCAGCGGCGATGCCGATTCGGTCATCCCGGCGCTGAACCGCGCCTTTGCCGACGCCGGTTCGGTCGGCGTGATCCTGCGCATCAACAGTCCCGGTGGCAGCCCTGTGCAGGCCGGCATGATCAATGACGAAATCACCCGCCTGCGCGCCGAGTATCCGAAAAAACCGCTATACGTGGTGGTGGATGAAATGTGCGCGTCCGGCGGCTATTACATCGCCGCTGCGGCCAGCAAGATTTTCGTCAACAAGGCCAGTATCGTCGGTTCCATCGGGGTATTGATGGACGGCTTCGGCTTTACCGGCCTGATGGACAAGCTCGGCGTCGAACGTCGCCTGCTGACCGCCGGCAGCAACAAGGGGTTTCTCGACCCCTTCAGCCCGCAAAACGATGCCCAGCAAGTCTATGCCAAGGATATGCTGGAAGAAATCCACCAGCAATTCATCGAGGTGGTACGGGCCGGCCGTGGCAAGCGCCTGAAGGAAACTCCGGAAACCTTTTCGGGTTTGTTCTGGAGCGGCAGCAAGGCGGTTGAGCTGGGCCTGGCCGATGGTTTCGGCACGGTCGATACCGTTGCGCGGGACGAATTGAAGGTCGAGGATATCGTCGACTATACCGAGCATGAAGGCTTGTCCGAGCGCGTCCTGAAGAAATTCGGCGCCGCGGTCGGCGCCGGTGCCTGGCAGTCGCTGTGGGGCGGCGTCAGGCCCAGCCTGCGCTGA
- a CDS encoding Rieske (2Fe-2S) protein, translating into MADLIPICAADALAERGRGIRFPLTAGGEDASGFVVRYDGVARGYLNRCAHVPIELDWNEGEFFDSSGLYLMCSTHGAMYLPESGRCAGGPCRGGRLRPIAVVEKDDMVFWQTDDFLTPARA; encoded by the coding sequence ATGGCTGATCTGATCCCGATTTGCGCGGCGGATGCCCTGGCCGAGCGCGGCAGGGGCATCCGCTTTCCGCTGACTGCCGGCGGCGAGGATGCCAGCGGTTTCGTGGTGCGCTACGATGGCGTGGCGCGCGGCTACCTGAACCGCTGTGCCCATGTGCCGATCGAGCTGGACTGGAATGAAGGGGAATTTTTCGATTCCAGCGGTTTGTACCTGATGTGTTCTACCCACGGCGCCATGTATTTGCCGGAGTCCGGCCGATGCGCCGGCGGCCCGTGTCGCGGCGGGCGCTTGCGCCCGATTGCGGTGGTGGAAAAGGATGATATGGTGTTTTGGCAAACGGACGATTTCCTCACGCCTGCAAGGGCGTGA
- a CDS encoding HAD-IIIA family hydrolase → MARKQFDLIVFDWDGTLMDSTAAIVKCIQASARDLGLPVPAREMAAHVIGLGLQEALQMAAPGLQPPDYPRMVERYRYHYLSQDHELTLFAGVREMLQDLSQQGYFLAVATGKSRVGLTRAMHAAELLSFFDATRCADETFSKPHPAMLHELTRELGQDMARTVMIGDTTHDLQMARNAGAAGIAVHYGAHPPHELQALAPVYAADSVPALHAWLSENG, encoded by the coding sequence ATGGCAAGAAAACAGTTTGATTTGATCGTCTTCGACTGGGACGGCACCCTGATGGACAGCACGGCGGCCATCGTCAAGTGCATCCAGGCGTCGGCGCGCGACCTCGGCCTGCCGGTGCCGGCACGCGAGATGGCCGCGCACGTGATCGGCCTGGGGCTGCAGGAAGCTCTGCAAATGGCAGCGCCAGGCCTGCAGCCGCCGGATTATCCGCGCATGGTGGAGCGCTACCGCTACCATTACCTGAGCCAGGACCACGAGCTGACCCTGTTCGCGGGCGTGCGCGAGATGTTGCAGGACTTGTCGCAGCAAGGCTATTTCCTCGCAGTCGCAACCGGCAAGAGCCGGGTCGGCCTGACTCGCGCGATGCATGCGGCCGAGCTGCTGTCGTTTTTCGATGCGACCCGCTGCGCCGACGAGACTTTTTCCAAGCCGCATCCGGCAATGCTGCATGAACTGACGCGCGAACTGGGGCAGGACATGGCGCGCACCGTGATGATCGGCGATACCACGCATGATTTGCAGATGGCGCGCAATGCCGGCGCCGCTGGCATCGCGGTGCATTACGGCGCCCATCCGCCGCATGAACTGCAGGCGCTGGCGCCTGTGTATGCGGCCGATTCGGTGCCGGCGCTGCATGCCTGGCTGAGTGAGAATGGCTAG
- the rluC gene encoding 23S rRNA pseudouridine(955/2504/2580) synthase RluC, translating into MKDLAKYSRESAKNHALAQPSQVLPQVQLVTISAEEAGQRIDNFLIRVCKGVPKSHIYRVLRSGEVRVNKGRIDQTYRLQENDVVRIPPLRLAEKSTQTVPGCEFTILLEDDCMLVIDKPAGVAVHGGSGVSYGVIEQLRASRPDAKFLELVHRLDRETSGILLLAKKRSALTNLHEQIREGAFDKRYLTLVHGDWQNQRQHVKLALHKYTTSEGERRVRVQADGQASHTVFQLLRKYGPYALLEAELKTGRTHQIRVHLAASGFPIAGDDKYGDFALNRALQKAEGGRKALKRMFLHAHQITFTHPGSGKEVRLNAPLPPECANFLKSLEHSSSAVADDVMANRAATKGQAATR; encoded by the coding sequence ATGAAGGACTTAGCGAAATATTCAAGGGAAAGTGCGAAAAACCACGCGCTTGCCCAGCCGTCGCAAGTCTTGCCGCAAGTTCAACTTGTCACGATTTCCGCCGAAGAGGCTGGCCAGCGCATCGATAATTTCCTGATAAGGGTCTGCAAGGGTGTGCCAAAAAGCCATATCTACCGGGTTTTGCGCTCGGGTGAGGTGCGCGTCAACAAGGGGCGCATCGACCAGACTTACCGGCTGCAAGAGAACGACGTGGTCCGCATTCCGCCATTGCGCCTGGCTGAGAAATCGACACAGACCGTGCCGGGATGTGAATTCACCATCCTGCTGGAAGACGATTGCATGCTGGTGATTGACAAGCCGGCCGGGGTCGCCGTCCATGGCGGCTCGGGGGTGAGTTACGGCGTCATCGAGCAATTGCGGGCATCGCGGCCGGATGCCAAGTTCCTGGAACTGGTGCATCGGCTCGACCGCGAAACTTCCGGAATCTTGTTATTGGCCAAGAAACGCTCGGCCTTGACCAATTTGCATGAGCAAATCCGCGAAGGGGCGTTCGACAAGCGTTACCTGACGCTGGTGCATGGCGACTGGCAAAATCAACGACAGCATGTCAAGTTGGCATTGCATAAATACACCACCTCCGAAGGCGAGCGGCGGGTGCGGGTGCAGGCCGATGGCCAGGCGTCGCACACGGTGTTCCAGCTTTTGCGAAAATATGGTCCATATGCATTGCTGGAAGCGGAGCTGAAGACGGGTCGCACGCACCAGATCCGGGTGCACCTGGCGGCGAGCGGCTTTCCCATCGCTGGCGACGACAAGTATGGCGACTTCGCCCTGAATCGGGCCTTGCAAAAGGCCGAGGGCGGGCGCAAGGCCTTGAAGCGCATGTTTCTGCACGCGCACCAGATTACATTTACCCATCCGGGCAGCGGCAAGGAAGTGCGCTTGAATGCGCCCTTGCCGCCGGAATGCGCGAATTTTCTGAAAAGCCTCGAGCACTCGTCTTCGGCGGTGGCGGACGATGTGATGGCGAACAGGGCAGCAACCAAAGGACAGGCGGCAACGCGCTAG
- a CDS encoding Rne/Rng family ribonuclease — protein sequence MKRMLFNATQQEELRVAIVDGQKLIDIDIEAAGREQRKSNIYKGVITRIEPSLEACFVNYGEDRHGFLPFKEVARTYFKEGVDVRNASIKEALREGQEIMVQVEKEERGNKGAALTSFISLAGRYLVLMPNNPRGGGVSRRVEGEDRQELRETMDKLDLPNGMSVIARTAGIGRNVEELQWDLNYLMQLWRAIEGAGTSAPGAFLIYQESSLVIRAIRDYFQPDIGEILIDTDDIYEQAHQFMSHVMPDMVHRVKRYRDDVPLFSRFQIEHQIETAYSRTVPLPSGGAIVIDHTEALVSVDVNSARATRGSDIETTAFNTNLEAAEEVARQLRLRDLGGLIVIDFIDMENSRNQREVETRLKDALHFDRARVQMGKISRFGLMELSRQRLRPSLSEGSHVTCPRCNGTGHIRDTESSALQVLRIIQEEAMKENSAAIHVQAPVDVAAFLLNEKRGEILKIETRHRVTVILIPNKHLETPHYKMERIKLDDPRLEEVQASYAMAEEADTDIGYSKRQKEEAKPRQEAMVKGITPAQPAPIVERKPIEAAAPVAQPAILSGEPGFLGKLFGFFFKKPEPVAAAAAPIEAKPEQARERNNERGARNQRGRGRTGRGPREEREGGRGEQRQEGVAKQAVSEAGAPAPAARPPRPPREPREPREPREGQEGRRERGDRAERTERTEGAERAERGERPERGERPERGERQQRGRQERKEAPVKVEEPLVEVAALPLAAAAPVAEETVPVTAVVEQVEAQLEGGAPEVEGGEQSEEQRRRRRRRGGRNRNRREREGGEGLEGENAGEAGEAEGAEQAEATVAAAAAPATEAAAVAEAAPAAEAAPVTEAAEPAAPAAQVAAPVAEQAAEPAIASIEPVATVPVQTVSQQITLPLETAATGTVEAPAIVPVAIVPVTPAPAPQAPAALAPAALAPAAPAPAPAAAKPVALQQGSAPAPLQLDDLREVLSAAGLTLASTDPDKLRAAQEATAKIVPPVRLPRERKPLPPLSTEPLVQVETRN from the coding sequence ATGAAACGGATGTTATTCAACGCCACGCAGCAGGAAGAACTGCGCGTAGCCATCGTCGATGGGCAAAAGCTGATCGACATCGATATCGAAGCCGCAGGCCGCGAACAGCGCAAATCGAATATCTACAAGGGGGTCATCACCCGCATCGAACCTTCGCTGGAAGCCTGCTTCGTCAATTACGGCGAAGACCGCCACGGCTTTTTGCCCTTCAAGGAAGTGGCGCGCACCTACTTCAAGGAAGGCGTCGACGTCCGTAACGCCTCGATCAAGGAAGCCCTGCGCGAAGGCCAGGAAATCATGGTCCAGGTCGAAAAGGAAGAACGCGGCAACAAGGGCGCAGCCCTGACCTCGTTCATTTCCCTGGCCGGCCGCTACCTGGTACTGATGCCGAACAACCCGCGCGGCGGCGGCGTTTCGCGCCGTGTCGAAGGCGAAGACCGCCAGGAACTGCGCGAAACCATGGACAAGCTCGACCTGCCGAACGGCATGTCGGTGATTGCCCGTACCGCCGGCATCGGCCGCAACGTCGAAGAACTGCAGTGGGACCTGAATTACCTGATGCAACTGTGGCGCGCCATTGAAGGCGCCGGCACGTCGGCACCAGGCGCCTTCCTGATTTACCAGGAATCCTCGCTGGTGATTCGCGCCATCCGCGACTACTTCCAGCCGGACATCGGCGAAATCCTGATCGACACCGACGATATCTACGAGCAGGCGCACCAGTTCATGTCGCACGTGATGCCAGACATGGTGCACCGCGTCAAGCGCTACCGCGACGACGTGCCGCTGTTCTCGCGCTTCCAGATCGAGCACCAGATCGAAACCGCCTATTCGCGCACCGTGCCGCTGCCTTCCGGTGGCGCCATCGTCATCGACCATACCGAAGCGCTGGTATCGGTGGACGTCAACTCGGCGCGCGCCACCCGCGGCAGCGACATCGAGACCACTGCATTCAATACCAACCTGGAAGCGGCCGAAGAAGTGGCGCGCCAGTTGCGCCTGCGCGACCTCGGCGGCCTGATCGTGATCGACTTCATCGACATGGAGAATTCCAGGAACCAGCGTGAAGTCGAGACCCGCCTCAAGGATGCGCTGCACTTCGATCGCGCGCGCGTCCAGATGGGCAAGATTTCCCGCTTCGGCCTGATGGAATTGTCGCGCCAGCGCCTGCGTCCGTCGCTGTCCGAAGGCAGCCACGTGACCTGCCCGCGCTGTAACGGCACCGGCCACATCCGCGATACCGAATCGTCCGCCCTGCAAGTCCTGCGCATCATCCAGGAAGAAGCGATGAAGGAAAACTCGGCGGCGATCCACGTCCAGGCGCCGGTCGATGTGGCCGCCTTCCTGCTGAACGAAAAACGCGGCGAGATCCTGAAGATCGAAACCCGTCATCGCGTCACCGTCATCCTGATCCCCAACAAGCATCTGGAAACGCCGCACTACAAGATGGAACGGATCAAGCTCGACGATCCGCGCCTGGAAGAAGTGCAGGCCAGCTACGCCATGGCCGAGGAAGCCGATACGGATATCGGCTACAGCAAGCGCCAGAAGGAAGAAGCCAAGCCGCGCCAGGAAGCCATGGTCAAGGGCATCACCCCGGCGCAGCCGGCGCCCATCGTCGAGCGCAAGCCGATCGAGGCAGCCGCACCCGTGGCCCAGCCGGCAATCCTGTCAGGCGAACCTGGTTTCCTCGGCAAGCTGTTCGGCTTTTTCTTCAAGAAGCCGGAACCGGTGGCTGCCGCCGCCGCGCCGATCGAAGCCAAGCCGGAGCAGGCGCGCGAGCGCAACAATGAACGCGGCGCACGCAACCAGCGCGGCCGTGGACGCACCGGTCGCGGTCCGCGCGAAGAACGCGAAGGCGGGCGCGGCGAACAACGCCAGGAAGGCGTCGCCAAGCAAGCCGTCAGCGAAGCAGGCGCACCGGCACCCGCCGCACGTCCGCCGCGCCCGCCACGCGAACCCCGTGAGCCACGTGAACCACGCGAAGGCCAGGAAGGCCGTCGCGAACGCGGCGACCGTGCGGAGCGTACTGAACGCACTGAAGGCGCGGAACGCGCTGAACGCGGCGAGCGGCCAGAACGTGGTGAGCGCCCGGAGCGCGGCGAACGCCAGCAGCGCGGACGCCAGGAGCGCAAGGAAGCCCCGGTCAAGGTCGAAGAGCCTCTGGTGGAAGTCGCCGCACTGCCGCTGGCAGCCGCGGCACCTGTCGCCGAGGAAACCGTTCCGGTGACTGCAGTCGTGGAACAAGTCGAAGCACAACTGGAAGGCGGCGCACCTGAAGTCGAAGGCGGCGAGCAGAGCGAAGAGCAGCGCCGTCGTCGTCGCCGTCGTGGTGGCCGCAACCGCAACCGCCGCGAACGCGAAGGTGGCGAGGGACTGGAAGGCGAAAATGCTGGCGAAGCCGGCGAAGCTGAAGGCGCGGAACAGGCTGAGGCAACGGTTGCTGCAGCTGCAGCACCAGCAACCGAAGCTGCAGCCGTAGCCGAAGCTGCACCCGCAGCCGAAGCCGCGCCGGTGACTGAAGCCGCGGAACCAGCCGCGCCGGCAGCGCAAGTTGCCGCCCCGGTGGCCGAGCAGGCGGCAGAGCCTGCCATCGCGTCGATCGAACCGGTGGCAACCGTCCCGGTGCAAACCGTGTCGCAGCAGATTACGCTGCCACTGGAAACTGCCGCTACTGGAACCGTGGAAGCGCCTGCCATAGTCCCGGTCGCCATCGTGCCAGTTACACCGGCACCTGCCCCGCAAGCACCTGCCGCACTGGCACCGGCAGCACTGGCACCGGCAGCACCTGCACCTGCACCTGCAGCAGCAAAGCCAGTCGCGCTCCAGCAGGGTAGCGCCCCGGCGCCGCTGCAGCTGGACGACTTGCGCGAGGTCCTCAGCGCCGCCGGCCTGACCCTGGCCAGCACTGACCCGGACAAGCTGCGCGCCGCCCAGGAAGCGACCGCAAAGATCGTCCCGCCGGTACGCCTGCCGCGCGAGCGCAAGCCGCTGCCGCCGCTGTCGACCGAGCCGCTGGTCCAGGTGGAGACGCGCAACTGA
- the chrA gene encoding chromate efflux transporter: protein MTIPAPPGTVSLSQAFRFWLKLGFISFGGPAGQIAMMHAELVEKRRWISEQRFLHALNYCMLLPGPEATQLAVYIGWLMHRMRGGIIAGVLFVLPSLLILIALSWIYLAFGHVGLVAGILYGIKPAVVAIVLAAAWRIGSRTLKNGWLIAIATTAFLSISLLHLPFPFIVLAAALLGLLGGRIAPAIFKIGGGHPASRSHARFGPALIDDDTPTPAHALFSWGKLIGLTVFGIALGAAVWGVLAAIFGVATPMTQMGWFFTKAAMLTFGGAYAVLPYVYQGGVETYQWLSAAQMIDGLALGETTPGPLIMIVAFVGFVGGWTKAIFGPDSLLIAGTLGACVATFFTFLPSFIFILAGGPLVESTRDNIRLTAPLTAISAAVVGVIVSLAVFFAEHVFRLSLTLAQWDFAAIAIAAAACIALFRFKIGTIKLLLACAIAGLVVSYFPWQS, encoded by the coding sequence ATGACCATCCCCGCACCACCTGGCACCGTCTCCCTGTCGCAAGCCTTCCGCTTCTGGCTCAAGCTCGGCTTCATCAGTTTCGGCGGCCCGGCGGGACAGATCGCCATGATGCACGCCGAACTGGTTGAAAAGCGGCGCTGGATCTCGGAACAGCGCTTTCTGCATGCCCTGAACTATTGCATGCTGCTGCCTGGCCCGGAAGCCACCCAGCTGGCCGTCTACATTGGCTGGCTGATGCACAGGATGCGCGGCGGCATCATCGCCGGCGTGCTGTTCGTGCTGCCCTCGCTGCTGATCCTGATCGCGCTGTCGTGGATTTACCTTGCGTTCGGACATGTCGGCCTGGTGGCCGGCATCCTCTACGGCATCAAGCCGGCGGTCGTAGCCATTGTGCTGGCCGCCGCCTGGCGCATCGGCTCACGCACCCTCAAAAACGGCTGGTTGATTGCCATCGCAACGACTGCATTCTTGTCAATTTCCCTCCTGCACCTGCCTTTCCCCTTCATCGTCCTGGCGGCGGCACTGCTGGGATTGCTTGGCGGACGCATTGCCCCCGCCATATTCAAGATCGGTGGCGGCCATCCCGCATCCCGCAGCCACGCCAGATTCGGACCGGCGCTGATCGATGACGATACGCCGACACCGGCACATGCGCTTTTTTCCTGGGGCAAGCTGATTGGCCTGACGGTCTTCGGCATCGCGCTGGGCGCCGCTGTCTGGGGGGTGCTGGCGGCAATCTTCGGCGTCGCCACGCCAATGACGCAGATGGGCTGGTTCTTCACCAAGGCAGCAATGCTGACCTTTGGCGGCGCCTACGCGGTGCTGCCCTATGTCTACCAGGGTGGCGTCGAAACCTACCAGTGGCTGAGCGCCGCGCAAATGATCGACGGCCTGGCGCTGGGCGAAACCACGCCGGGTCCGCTGATCATGATTGTCGCCTTCGTCGGCTTTGTCGGCGGCTGGACCAAGGCGATCTTCGGCCCGGACAGCCTGCTGATTGCCGGCACGCTGGGCGCCTGTGTGGCGACGTTCTTCACATTTTTACCGTCCTTCATTTTCATCCTGGCCGGCGGACCGCTGGTGGAATCGACGCGCGACAATATCCGCCTGACGGCACCGTTGACCGCGATCTCGGCCGCGGTGGTCGGCGTCATCGTCAGCCTGGCGGTTTTTTTCGCCGAACACGTGTTCCGGCTGTCCTTGACGCTGGCGCAATGGGATTTTGCCGCCATCGCCATCGCGGCGGCCGCTTGCATCGCCTTGTTCCGTTTCAAGATCGGCACCATCAAATTGCTGCTGGCCTGTGCGATCGCCGGGCTCGTGGTATCTTATTTCCCTTGGCAATCCTGA
- the moaA gene encoding GTP 3',8-cyclase MoaA: MAEKFIPVADLRHRPSIPLIPEQRQAPSGRLIDRLDRPLHDLRISVTDRCNFRCVYCMPKQVFDKDYRFLPQTDLLSFEEITRVASLFVAHGVDKIRLTGGEPLLRKNIEKLIAMLAALRTPDGRELDLTLTTNGSLLAKKARALKDAGLKRVTVSLDSLDDTTFRRMNDVDFAVADVLEGITAALRVGLGPVKINMVVKGGMNDAEIVPMARHFHGSGAILRFIEYMDVGASNGWKMDEVIPSAEVIQRIDAALPLQAISANYAAETAARWRYADGGGEIGVISSVTQAFCHDCTRARLSTEGKLYTCLFASTGHDLRALLRSGHSEAGISAAIAHLWQQRTDRYSELRASPTAQSTDAQRKIEMSYIGG, from the coding sequence ATGGCTGAAAAATTCATTCCGGTCGCCGATCTCAGGCATCGCCCCTCGATACCATTGATTCCTGAGCAACGGCAGGCACCGAGCGGACGCCTCATCGACCGCCTCGATCGGCCCCTGCACGATCTGCGCATTTCGGTAACCGACCGCTGCAATTTCCGCTGCGTGTATTGCATGCCGAAACAGGTATTCGACAAGGATTACCGCTTCCTGCCGCAGACGGACTTGCTGTCCTTCGAGGAAATCACCCGCGTCGCCAGCCTGTTCGTCGCCCACGGCGTCGATAAAATCCGCCTGACCGGCGGGGAGCCGCTACTGCGGAAAAACATCGAGAAACTGATCGCGATGCTGGCCGCCCTGAGAACGCCCGATGGCCGGGAGCTCGATCTGACGCTGACCACCAATGGCTCGCTGCTGGCGAAGAAAGCCCGGGCATTGAAAGATGCCGGCCTGAAGCGCGTGACCGTGTCGCTCGATTCCCTCGACGACACTACTTTCCGGCGCATGAACGACGTCGATTTTGCGGTGGCCGACGTGCTGGAAGGAATTACAGCTGCCCTGCGGGTCGGATTGGGGCCGGTCAAGATCAACATGGTGGTCAAGGGCGGCATGAACGATGCCGAAATCGTGCCGATGGCGCGCCACTTCCACGGCAGCGGCGCGATCCTGCGCTTTATCGAATACATGGATGTCGGCGCCAGCAATGGCTGGAAGATGGATGAAGTGATACCGTCCGCCGAAGTCATCCAGCGCATCGACGCCGCGCTGCCGCTGCAGGCGATTTCGGCGAATTATGCCGCCGAGACGGCGGCGCGCTGGCGCTACGCCGATGGCGGCGGCGAGATCGGCGTCATCTCCAGCGTGACGCAAGCCTTTTGCCACGATTGCACGCGCGCGCGCCTGTCCACCGAAGGCAAGCTCTACACTTGCCTGTTCGCCAGCACCGGACACGACCTGCGCGCACTGCTGCGCAGCGGCCACAGCGAAGCAGGAATCTCCGCGGCGATCGCCCATCTGTGGCAGCAGCGTACCGACCGTTATTCGGAGCTGCGCGCCAGCCCGACTGCGCAGTCGACTGACGCACAGCGGAAAATCGAAATGTCCTACATCGGCGGCTAA
- a CDS encoding ABC transporter substrate-binding protein: MKIAMNVLQCSLLMAFAAGSVQAQDVKPLRIGVMTDLTGQFSHEAGQGAVNAVKMAVQDFGGKVLGRPIEVIVNDHLNKPDVAATKAREWFDTQNVRMINNLINSGVALSVIGVAKEKNAIAIVNGSGSSRITGDACTPNSIHYAYDTWALANGTGNEIVKQGGDTWYFLTADYAFGHALEADTMAAVKAKGGKVLGTIRHPAATSDYSSFLLQAQSSKAKVIGLAGSGTGFINTVKSAYEFGVTKSGKQSIAGLLVWITDVDAMGLEIAQGLTLTNGFYWDRDDETRKWSKRFFDQTKRMPTMGDAGDYSSTLHYLKAVQAAGTDDTAAVMAKMKATPINDMFAKNGRIRADGRMVHDMYVYQVKKPSESKYPWDYYKLKAVIPAEQAFRPLTEGGCPLTKG; this comes from the coding sequence ATGAAAATAGCAATGAATGTACTGCAGTGCAGCCTGCTGATGGCTTTTGCTGCCGGCAGTGTCCAGGCGCAGGATGTCAAACCCTTGCGCATCGGCGTGATGACCGATTTGACCGGGCAGTTTTCCCATGAGGCAGGCCAGGGGGCAGTTAACGCAGTGAAGATGGCGGTGCAGGATTTTGGCGGCAAGGTGCTGGGGCGGCCGATCGAAGTGATCGTCAACGACCACCTGAACAAGCCGGACGTTGCTGCCACCAAGGCGCGCGAATGGTTCGATACCCAGAACGTGCGCATGATCAATAATCTGATCAACTCCGGCGTGGCGTTGTCGGTGATCGGCGTGGCCAAGGAAAAGAACGCGATCGCGATTGTCAACGGCTCAGGCTCTTCCCGCATCACCGGGGACGCTTGCACGCCAAACAGCATCCACTATGCCTATGACACCTGGGCGCTCGCCAACGGTACCGGCAACGAGATTGTCAAGCAGGGTGGCGATACCTGGTATTTCCTGACTGCCGATTACGCCTTTGGCCATGCGCTGGAAGCCGACACCATGGCGGCCGTCAAGGCCAAGGGCGGCAAGGTGCTCGGCACCATTCGCCACCCGGCCGCCACGTCGGATTATTCATCCTTCCTGCTGCAGGCGCAGAGCTCGAAAGCAAAGGTGATTGGCCTGGCCGGTTCCGGCACCGGTTTCATCAACACCGTCAAGTCGGCGTACGAGTTCGGTGTAACCAAGTCTGGCAAGCAATCCATCGCCGGCTTGCTGGTGTGGATCACCGACGTCGATGCCATGGGCCTGGAAATTGCCCAAGGGCTGACCCTGACCAACGGCTTCTACTGGGATCGCGACGACGAGACGCGGAAATGGTCGAAGCGCTTCTTCGACCAGACCAAGCGCATGCCGACCATGGGCGATGCTGGCGACTATTCCTCCACCCTGCATTACCTGAAGGCAGTGCAGGCAGCCGGTACTGACGATACTGCCGCGGTCATGGCGAAGATGAAGGCTACGCCGATTAACGACATGTTCGCCAAGAACGGCCGCATCCGCGCCGACGGCCGCATGGTGCACGACATGTACGTGTACCAGGTCAAGAAGCCGTCGGAGTCGAAGTACCCATGGGATTACTACAAGCTGAAGGCGGTGATTCCGGCGGAGCAGGCTTTCCGGCCCCTGACCGAAGGTGGATGCCCGCTGACGAAGGGTTAA
- a CDS encoding winged helix-turn-helix transcriptional regulator — protein MSAVQTISTTPHGDAESRFPSLDRFCSVGRTVEILSDAWSFLILRECFFGARRFEQFQGVLQLPRNTLVKRLHKLTALGLLRKVAYSASATRFEYRLTEQGRDLYPTMLALLKFGDTWLGGDHELPVQLIHKRCGKPCSAVVACSACNEAIDPHDVQYRNGPGAGSQPHATGRTRSRRASDPHILERVRPCSVARALQIIGDRWSFLLIRDMFFGVRRFDEFQANLGIASNILTDRLQRLTEHGIIEKRQYQVRPDRYEYRFTARGRDLYGSMIVMMRWGDKWLSSGRPPLVLRHRQCQHDFFARVVCSECGEELDPRQVDYALHYTLDNATPQSI, from the coding sequence ATGTCAGCTGTGCAAACAATCAGCACCACGCCGCATGGCGATGCCGAATCGCGCTTCCCCTCGCTGGACCGGTTCTGTTCGGTTGGCCGCACGGTCGAGATCCTGTCCGATGCCTGGAGCTTCCTGATCTTGCGGGAATGTTTTTTCGGTGCGCGCCGTTTCGAGCAATTCCAGGGTGTCCTGCAACTGCCCCGCAATACCCTGGTCAAGCGGCTGCACAAGCTGACCGCGCTGGGCCTGTTGCGCAAGGTCGCGTATTCCGCCTCGGCGACGCGCTTCGAATATCGCCTGACAGAACAAGGCCGGGACTTGTACCCGACCATGCTGGCGCTGCTCAAGTTCGGCGACACCTGGCTCGGCGGCGACCACGAGCTTCCGGTGCAACTGATCCACAAGCGCTGCGGCAAGCCGTGTTCCGCCGTGGTCGCCTGCTCGGCATGCAACGAGGCGATCGATCCGCACGACGTCCAGTACCGCAACGGGCCGGGCGCGGGCAGCCAGCCGCATGCGACCGGGCGCACGCGCTCGCGGCGCGCCTCCGATCCGCACATACTGGAGCGGGTCAGGCCATGCTCGGTGGCGCGCGCGCTGCAAATCATTGGCGACCGCTGGAGCTTTCTTCTGATCCGGGACATGTTTTTCGGCGTGCGCAGGTTCGACGAATTCCAGGCGAACCTCGGCATCGCCAGCAACATCCTGACCGATCGCCTGCAGCGCCTGACAGAGCACGGCATCATCGAAAAGCGCCAGTACCAGGTGCGTCCTGACCGTTACGAGTACCGCTTTACCGCCAGAGGGCGCGACCTGTACGGCTCGATGATCGTCATGATGCGCTGGGGAGACAAATGGCTCTCCAGCGGCAGGCCGCCGCTGGTCCTGCGACACCGTCAATGCCAGCACGACTTTTTTGCCCGCGTCGTGTGCAGCGAATGTGGCGAGGAACTTGATCCGAGGCAGGTCGACTATGCTTTGCATTACACCCTGGATAATGCGACTCCTCAGTCAATATAG